The genomic DNA GGGCCGCGCGGCGCCCTGCGGGGCCCGGGAGCCCTGCTCGGCACCGGCCTTCGCCGCGCCGTCGGCCTTCGCCGTGCCGTCGGCCTTCGCAGCCGACCCGGACGCCGCCGACGACGCCCCCGCCGCGGCCGCCACCGGGGCCGGCACCGCCTGCTGCGTGGTCGCCTCCGCGCGGGCCGCGCCGTCCGCGACGATCCGCTTGAGCATCGCCCGGGCGGCCGCCGCGTCGAGGCGCTCGGCCGGGTCCTTGGCCAGCAGGCCCTCGATCACCGGTGCCAGCGGGCCGGCGTTCGCCGGCGTCTCCAGCTCCTCGGTCATCACGGCGGTCAGCGTGGCCAGCGCGGAGCCGCGGTCGTACGGCGGCTTGCCCTCGACCATCGCGTACAGCGTGCCGCCGAGCGACCAGAGGTCGGCGGGCGGGCCGGGCTTCTGGCCGCGCGCCCGCTCGGGCGAGATGTACGAGGGGGCGCCGACCAGCATGCCGGTGGAGGTGATGGAGGTGTCGCCCTCGACGCTGGCGATGCCGAAGTCGGTGAGGACCACCCGCCCGTCCTCGCCGATCAGCACGTTGGACGGCTTCACGTCGCGGTGCAGCACGCCCTGGGCGTGCGCGGCGCCGAGCACGCCCAGCAGGTCGAGCGCGATCTCCGCGGCCCGGACCGGCGTGAGGGTGCCGTCGTCCTTGATCACCTCGGCGAGCGAGCGGGACTCCACCAGCTCCATCACGATCCAGGGCCGCTCGTCCTCCTCGACCACGTCGAAGACGGTGACGGCGGCGGTGTGCCGGATCCGGGCGGTGGCCTTGGCCTCGCGCAGCGTGCGGACGATCAGGCGGTGCTTCTCGTCCTCGTCGACGGCGCCGGTCATCCGCAGTTCCTTGACCGCGACGATCCGGCCGAGCATCTCGTCCTCGGCCCGCCAGACCGTGCCCATGCCGCCCCGGCCGAGCACGTCGTTGAGCCGGTAACGCCCCGCCAACAGACGGCCGGTGGACTTCTGCGGCTGCGTCATCGGTGCGCTCTCCCCCGTGTGTTACCGGCCAGAGGTTCCATCATCCCCTGCCGGGGCACCCGCTGGCCAACCGGCCCCACCCTTCGCCGCCGCCCGGCCGGCCGGGTCGGGGAAATACGAGGGGCCCCCGCCGGCGGCGGGGGCCCTGATCGTCAACTGACGGATCGTCAGCGGTGGTTGAGCGCCGGGTTGACGGTCACCTCGACCCGCTGGAACTCCTTCAGCTCGGTGTAGCCGGTGGTCGCCATGGCCCGGCGCAGCGCGCCGAACAGGTTCATGGTGCCGTCCGGGGTGTGCGAGGGGCCGGTGAGGATCTCCTCGGTGGTGCCGACGGTGCCGAGGTCCACGCGCTTGCCGCGCGGCAGCTCCTCGTGGACCGCCTCCATGCCCCAGTGGTAGCCCTTGCCGGGCGCGTCGGTGGCCCGGGCCAGCGCGGCACCGATCATCACCGCGTCCGCGCCGCAGGCGACGGCCTTCGGGATGTCGCCGCTGTAGCCGACGCCGCCGTCCGCGATGACGTGCACGTAGCGGCCGCCGGACTCGTCCATGTAGTCGCGGCGGGCGGCGGCCACGTCGGCCACCGCGGTCGCCATCGGCACCTGGATGCCCAGCACGCCCCGGGTGGTGTGCGCAGCGCCGCCGCCGAAGCCGACCAGCACGCCGGCCGCGCCGGTGCGCATCAGGTGCAGCGCGGCGGTGTACGTGGCGCAGCCGCCGACGATCACCGGCACGTCGAGCTCGTAGATGAACTGCTTGAGGTTGAGCGGCTCGGCCGCGCCGGAGACGTGCTCGGCGGAGACCGTGGTGCCGCGGATGACGAAGACGTCCACCCCGGCGTCGACGACGGCCTTGGAGAACTCGGCGGTGCGCTGCGGCGAGAGCGCGGCGGCGGTGACCACGCCGGAGTCGCGGACCTGCTTGATCCGCTCCTTGATCAGCTCGGCCTTGATCGGCTCGGCGTAGATCTCCTGCAGGCGACGGGTGGCGGCCACCTCGTCGGAGATCGAGGCGATCTCGTCGAACAGCGGCTGCGGGTCCTCGTAGCGGGTCCACAGGCCCTCGAGGTTCAGCACGCCGAGGCCGCCGAGCTGGCCGATGGCGATCGCCTGGGCGGGCGAGACCACGCTGTCCATCGGGGCCGCGAGGAACGGCAGCTCGAAGCGGTAGGCGTCGATCTGCCAGGCGATCGAGACCTCCTTCGGGTCCCGGGTACGGCGGCTGGGGACGACGGCGATGTCGTCGAAGGCGTACGCCCGTCGGCCGCGCTTGCCTCGCCCGATCTCGATCTCAGTCACTTCGAGCCCTTCTGCAGCTTTCATCTCCCGACCGGGTCACCCCGGCCGCCCACCAGTATCCCGCACCGTCCGGCCCCCTGCCGCGCCCGGCCGAGTGGCGGACGCTTAGGGTTCGCCCATGTTCGCTGCTCTCACCGACGCGTTTCCCGTCACGGCACGGGAAGCGCGGCCCGGGGACCTGTCCGGGTACCCCGATCCCGTCCGCCGCGTGCTCGGCCCGATGGGCGGGTCGACCCTGGCCGACGGCCTGTACCGGTTCCACACCGCCGACAGCGCCGCCTCGGCGAACGCCGCCTGCGCCGAGCTGGTCC from Kitasatospora terrestris includes the following:
- a CDS encoding GuaB3 family IMP dehydrogenase-related protein; the encoded protein is MTEIEIGRGKRGRRAYAFDDIAVVPSRRTRDPKEVSIAWQIDAYRFELPFLAAPMDSVVSPAQAIAIGQLGGLGVLNLEGLWTRYEDPQPLFDEIASISDEVAATRRLQEIYAEPIKAELIKERIKQVRDSGVVTAAALSPQRTAEFSKAVVDAGVDVFVIRGTTVSAEHVSGAAEPLNLKQFIYELDVPVIVGGCATYTAALHLMRTGAAGVLVGFGGGAAHTTRGVLGIQVPMATAVADVAAARRDYMDESGGRYVHVIADGGVGYSGDIPKAVACGADAVMIGAALARATDAPGKGYHWGMEAVHEELPRGKRVDLGTVGTTEEILTGPSHTPDGTMNLFGALRRAMATTGYTELKEFQRVEVTVNPALNHR
- a CDS encoding serine/threonine-protein kinase; amino-acid sequence: MTQPQKSTGRLLAGRYRLNDVLGRGGMGTVWRAEDEMLGRIVAVKELRMTGAVDEDEKHRLIVRTLREAKATARIRHTAAVTVFDVVEEDERPWIVMELVESRSLAEVIKDDGTLTPVRAAEIALDLLGVLGAAHAQGVLHRDVKPSNVLIGEDGRVVLTDFGIASVEGDTSITSTGMLVGAPSYISPERARGQKPGPPADLWSLGGTLYAMVEGKPPYDRGSALATLTAVMTEELETPANAGPLAPVIEGLLAKDPAERLDAAAARAMLKRIVADGAARAEATTQQAVPAPVAAAAGASSAASGSAAKADGTAKADGAAKAGAEQGSRAPQGAARPATASRGVSVRRAPGTVRGGSAAGGAVAAAGGAGVPRGADAVSGAPAPAAGAGTPGAANAAVEPAEAETGLLATVGARLTPDRRRTALLAAAALVAVLALVAGLVALVRDGDPDGRTSADGASAPASAQASAGGTGGTGASGAPASPAASTPAPAASPQGGGSPQGGGSSQGGGAASAGTSAGGTLPAGFATFKDASGFSIALPDWLADKGPDYDDTSRRFEGRGVRLVIDWQSPAGGSALKDWQDSDRSANFSNYRRIRVEGMTFRTWTNAADWEWTYSGKSGATQHSLNRGFVTGGGKYGYAIYWTMPESDWSLPANSQARQVSYDTFEPAP